The Hemibagrus wyckioides isolate EC202008001 linkage group LG15, SWU_Hwy_1.0, whole genome shotgun sequence genome window below encodes:
- the zgc:101663 gene encoding alpha-1,3-mannosyl-glycoprotein 4-beta-N-acetylglucosaminyltransferase C isoform X1: MRCHVKKVVQTLVGLLIITCFYISMRRTREAEQVTEPVDAAWIIGNYSSEQCSQEPRQNIMCLRASVRVLAGDVQPKQSENRHNIGYLTVGLSSVKRKKENYLLQTLHSIFNQSSEEELSEMVVVVLLADFDLRWVHQMLTSINQLFPTRLIQGQLLVIHSDEENYPPLTGLKRNFNDAPDRVTFRSKQNVDYAFLVDFSAKLSKYYIMLEDDVSCSKGFLSSIRSHIQSKGSSPWVTLEFSKLGYIGKLYHSKDLPRLAHFLYLFYQEMPCDFLLSHFRTLLMQDKVIRFRPSLFQHMGTYSSFQGTYNQLKDEDFHVNPADNPPASVYTDIRVFKNHNPDEAYSQGGSYFWGMTPVNVGNFFLVAFEKPVLLSHIVIHTGKNGVDVLESAEVELGETFLLSPSGVQCREIHNLGVLKYGYFELQGVHQVVNRSVACLNIRVTASQTNWVVIRSIQVWLKK, from the exons ATGAGATGCCATGTGAAAAAGGTTGTACAGACACTCGTTGGTCTGCTCATCATTACCTGCTTTTATATCTCCATGAGGAGAACACGAGAGGCAGAACAAGTTACGGAACCcgtg gatGCAGCCTGGATTATAGGGAACTACAGCAGTGAACAATGCTCTCAGGAACCTCGGCAAAACATCATGTGCCTCAGAGCTTCGGTTCGAGTGTTAGCAGGAGATGTTCAGCCTAAGCAAAGTGAGAACAGACACAACATTG GGTACCTCACTGTCGGTCTCTCTTCtgtgaagaggaagaaagagaattaTCTCCTGCAAACCCTTCACTCTATTTTCAATCAGTCATCGGAGGAGGAGCTCTccgagatggtggtggtggttctCCTGGCTGATTTTGACCTGAGATGGGTTCATCAAATGCTAACCAGCATTAATCAGCTTTTTCCTACAAGACTGATCCAGGGTCAGCTTCTGGTAATTCATTCCGACGAGGAGAACTACCCGCCTCTGACAGGTCTGAAAAGGAACTTTAACGATGCCCCGGATCGCGTGACCTTCCGCTCCAAGCAGAATGTAGACTACGCCTTCCTGGTGGACTTCAGTGCCAAGCTTTCCAAGTATTACATCATGCTGGAGGATGATGTGAGCTGCTCTAAAGGATTTCTGTCCTCCATTCGAAGTCACATTCAATCAAAAGGATCTTCACCGTGGGTGACACTTGAGTTCTCAAAGCTGGGATATATTGGGAAACTGTACCACTCTAAAGATCTCCCTCGTCTCGCTCACTTCCTTTATTTGTTTTACCAGGAAATGCCTTGCGACTTTCTCCTATCTCACTTCCGCACTTTGCTAATGCAGGACAAGGTCATCCGCTTTCGCCCGTCCCTTTTTCAGCACATGGGAACGTACTCATCTTTTCAGGGAACGTACAATCAACTCAAAGACGAAGACTTCCATGTTAATCCTGCTGATAACCCCCCAGCCTCTGTTTACACTGACATCAGAGTTTTTAAAAACCATAATCCAGACGAAGCCTACAGTCAAGGAGGAAGCTATTTCTGGGGCATGACCCCAGTAAACGTAGGGAACTTCTTTCTTGTGGCTTTCGAGAAACCTGTCCTCCTTTCACATATTGTGATTCACACGGGGAAGAATGGGGTGGACGTTCTCGAGTCTGCTGAAGTGGAGCTCGGTGAAACTTTTTTGTTATCGCCCAGTGGAGTGCAGTGCAGAGAAATTCACAACTTAGGCGTCCTGAAATATGGATATTTTGAACTTCAAGGTGTTCACCAGGTAGTGAACAGATCAGTAGCATGCTTAAATATCAGAGTGACTGCAAGTCAGACAAATTGGGTGGTCATAAGGAGCATCCAGGTCTGGTTAAAGAAATGA
- the zgc:101663 gene encoding alpha-1,3-mannosyl-glycoprotein 4-beta-N-acetylglucosaminyltransferase C isoform X4, whose protein sequence is MRCHVKKVVQTLVGLLIITCFYISMRRTREAEQDAAWIIGNYSSEQCSQEPRQNIMCLRASVRVLAGDVQPKQRYLTVGLSSVKRKKENYLLQTLHSIFNQSSEEELSEMVVVVLLADFDLRWVHQMLTSINQLFPTRLIQGQLLVIHSDEENYPPLTGLKRNFNDAPDRVTFRSKQNVDYAFLVDFSAKLSKYYIMLEDDVSCSKGFLSSIRSHIQSKGSSPWVTLEFSKLGYIGKLYHSKDLPRLAHFLYLFYQEMPCDFLLSHFRTLLMQDKVIRFRPSLFQHMGTYSSFQGTYNQLKDEDFHVNPADNPPASVYTDIRVFKNHNPDEAYSQGGSYFWGMTPVNVGNFFLVAFEKPVLLSHIVIHTGKNGVDVLESAEVELGETFLLSPSGVQCREIHNLGVLKYGYFELQGVHQVVNRSVACLNIRVTASQTNWVVIRSIQVWLKK, encoded by the exons ATGAGATGCCATGTGAAAAAGGTTGTACAGACACTCGTTGGTCTGCTCATCATTACCTGCTTTTATATCTCCATGAGGAGAACACGAGAGGCAGAACAA gatGCAGCCTGGATTATAGGGAACTACAGCAGTGAACAATGCTCTCAGGAACCTCGGCAAAACATCATGTGCCTCAGAGCTTCGGTTCGAGTGTTAGCAGGAGATGTTCAGCCTAAGCAAA GGTACCTCACTGTCGGTCTCTCTTCtgtgaagaggaagaaagagaattaTCTCCTGCAAACCCTTCACTCTATTTTCAATCAGTCATCGGAGGAGGAGCTCTccgagatggtggtggtggttctCCTGGCTGATTTTGACCTGAGATGGGTTCATCAAATGCTAACCAGCATTAATCAGCTTTTTCCTACAAGACTGATCCAGGGTCAGCTTCTGGTAATTCATTCCGACGAGGAGAACTACCCGCCTCTGACAGGTCTGAAAAGGAACTTTAACGATGCCCCGGATCGCGTGACCTTCCGCTCCAAGCAGAATGTAGACTACGCCTTCCTGGTGGACTTCAGTGCCAAGCTTTCCAAGTATTACATCATGCTGGAGGATGATGTGAGCTGCTCTAAAGGATTTCTGTCCTCCATTCGAAGTCACATTCAATCAAAAGGATCTTCACCGTGGGTGACACTTGAGTTCTCAAAGCTGGGATATATTGGGAAACTGTACCACTCTAAAGATCTCCCTCGTCTCGCTCACTTCCTTTATTTGTTTTACCAGGAAATGCCTTGCGACTTTCTCCTATCTCACTTCCGCACTTTGCTAATGCAGGACAAGGTCATCCGCTTTCGCCCGTCCCTTTTTCAGCACATGGGAACGTACTCATCTTTTCAGGGAACGTACAATCAACTCAAAGACGAAGACTTCCATGTTAATCCTGCTGATAACCCCCCAGCCTCTGTTTACACTGACATCAGAGTTTTTAAAAACCATAATCCAGACGAAGCCTACAGTCAAGGAGGAAGCTATTTCTGGGGCATGACCCCAGTAAACGTAGGGAACTTCTTTCTTGTGGCTTTCGAGAAACCTGTCCTCCTTTCACATATTGTGATTCACACGGGGAAGAATGGGGTGGACGTTCTCGAGTCTGCTGAAGTGGAGCTCGGTGAAACTTTTTTGTTATCGCCCAGTGGAGTGCAGTGCAGAGAAATTCACAACTTAGGCGTCCTGAAATATGGATATTTTGAACTTCAAGGTGTTCACCAGGTAGTGAACAGATCAGTAGCATGCTTAAATATCAGAGTGACTGCAAGTCAGACAAATTGGGTGGTCATAAGGAGCATCCAGGTCTGGTTAAAGAAATGA
- the zgc:101663 gene encoding alpha-1,3-mannosyl-glycoprotein 4-beta-N-acetylglucosaminyltransferase C isoform X3 yields the protein MRCHVKKVVQTLVGLLIITCFYISMRRTREAEQVTEPVDAAWIIGNYSSEQCSQEPRQNIMCLRASVRVLAGDVQPKQRYLTVGLSSVKRKKENYLLQTLHSIFNQSSEEELSEMVVVVLLADFDLRWVHQMLTSINQLFPTRLIQGQLLVIHSDEENYPPLTGLKRNFNDAPDRVTFRSKQNVDYAFLVDFSAKLSKYYIMLEDDVSCSKGFLSSIRSHIQSKGSSPWVTLEFSKLGYIGKLYHSKDLPRLAHFLYLFYQEMPCDFLLSHFRTLLMQDKVIRFRPSLFQHMGTYSSFQGTYNQLKDEDFHVNPADNPPASVYTDIRVFKNHNPDEAYSQGGSYFWGMTPVNVGNFFLVAFEKPVLLSHIVIHTGKNGVDVLESAEVELGETFLLSPSGVQCREIHNLGVLKYGYFELQGVHQVVNRSVACLNIRVTASQTNWVVIRSIQVWLKK from the exons ATGAGATGCCATGTGAAAAAGGTTGTACAGACACTCGTTGGTCTGCTCATCATTACCTGCTTTTATATCTCCATGAGGAGAACACGAGAGGCAGAACAAGTTACGGAACCcgtg gatGCAGCCTGGATTATAGGGAACTACAGCAGTGAACAATGCTCTCAGGAACCTCGGCAAAACATCATGTGCCTCAGAGCTTCGGTTCGAGTGTTAGCAGGAGATGTTCAGCCTAAGCAAA GGTACCTCACTGTCGGTCTCTCTTCtgtgaagaggaagaaagagaattaTCTCCTGCAAACCCTTCACTCTATTTTCAATCAGTCATCGGAGGAGGAGCTCTccgagatggtggtggtggttctCCTGGCTGATTTTGACCTGAGATGGGTTCATCAAATGCTAACCAGCATTAATCAGCTTTTTCCTACAAGACTGATCCAGGGTCAGCTTCTGGTAATTCATTCCGACGAGGAGAACTACCCGCCTCTGACAGGTCTGAAAAGGAACTTTAACGATGCCCCGGATCGCGTGACCTTCCGCTCCAAGCAGAATGTAGACTACGCCTTCCTGGTGGACTTCAGTGCCAAGCTTTCCAAGTATTACATCATGCTGGAGGATGATGTGAGCTGCTCTAAAGGATTTCTGTCCTCCATTCGAAGTCACATTCAATCAAAAGGATCTTCACCGTGGGTGACACTTGAGTTCTCAAAGCTGGGATATATTGGGAAACTGTACCACTCTAAAGATCTCCCTCGTCTCGCTCACTTCCTTTATTTGTTTTACCAGGAAATGCCTTGCGACTTTCTCCTATCTCACTTCCGCACTTTGCTAATGCAGGACAAGGTCATCCGCTTTCGCCCGTCCCTTTTTCAGCACATGGGAACGTACTCATCTTTTCAGGGAACGTACAATCAACTCAAAGACGAAGACTTCCATGTTAATCCTGCTGATAACCCCCCAGCCTCTGTTTACACTGACATCAGAGTTTTTAAAAACCATAATCCAGACGAAGCCTACAGTCAAGGAGGAAGCTATTTCTGGGGCATGACCCCAGTAAACGTAGGGAACTTCTTTCTTGTGGCTTTCGAGAAACCTGTCCTCCTTTCACATATTGTGATTCACACGGGGAAGAATGGGGTGGACGTTCTCGAGTCTGCTGAAGTGGAGCTCGGTGAAACTTTTTTGTTATCGCCCAGTGGAGTGCAGTGCAGAGAAATTCACAACTTAGGCGTCCTGAAATATGGATATTTTGAACTTCAAGGTGTTCACCAGGTAGTGAACAGATCAGTAGCATGCTTAAATATCAGAGTGACTGCAAGTCAGACAAATTGGGTGGTCATAAGGAGCATCCAGGTCTGGTTAAAGAAATGA
- the zgc:101663 gene encoding alpha-1,3-mannosyl-glycoprotein 4-beta-N-acetylglucosaminyltransferase C isoform X2: MRCHVKKVVQTLVGLLIITCFYISMRRTREAEQDAAWIIGNYSSEQCSQEPRQNIMCLRASVRVLAGDVQPKQSENRHNIGYLTVGLSSVKRKKENYLLQTLHSIFNQSSEEELSEMVVVVLLADFDLRWVHQMLTSINQLFPTRLIQGQLLVIHSDEENYPPLTGLKRNFNDAPDRVTFRSKQNVDYAFLVDFSAKLSKYYIMLEDDVSCSKGFLSSIRSHIQSKGSSPWVTLEFSKLGYIGKLYHSKDLPRLAHFLYLFYQEMPCDFLLSHFRTLLMQDKVIRFRPSLFQHMGTYSSFQGTYNQLKDEDFHVNPADNPPASVYTDIRVFKNHNPDEAYSQGGSYFWGMTPVNVGNFFLVAFEKPVLLSHIVIHTGKNGVDVLESAEVELGETFLLSPSGVQCREIHNLGVLKYGYFELQGVHQVVNRSVACLNIRVTASQTNWVVIRSIQVWLKK, translated from the exons ATGAGATGCCATGTGAAAAAGGTTGTACAGACACTCGTTGGTCTGCTCATCATTACCTGCTTTTATATCTCCATGAGGAGAACACGAGAGGCAGAACAA gatGCAGCCTGGATTATAGGGAACTACAGCAGTGAACAATGCTCTCAGGAACCTCGGCAAAACATCATGTGCCTCAGAGCTTCGGTTCGAGTGTTAGCAGGAGATGTTCAGCCTAAGCAAAGTGAGAACAGACACAACATTG GGTACCTCACTGTCGGTCTCTCTTCtgtgaagaggaagaaagagaattaTCTCCTGCAAACCCTTCACTCTATTTTCAATCAGTCATCGGAGGAGGAGCTCTccgagatggtggtggtggttctCCTGGCTGATTTTGACCTGAGATGGGTTCATCAAATGCTAACCAGCATTAATCAGCTTTTTCCTACAAGACTGATCCAGGGTCAGCTTCTGGTAATTCATTCCGACGAGGAGAACTACCCGCCTCTGACAGGTCTGAAAAGGAACTTTAACGATGCCCCGGATCGCGTGACCTTCCGCTCCAAGCAGAATGTAGACTACGCCTTCCTGGTGGACTTCAGTGCCAAGCTTTCCAAGTATTACATCATGCTGGAGGATGATGTGAGCTGCTCTAAAGGATTTCTGTCCTCCATTCGAAGTCACATTCAATCAAAAGGATCTTCACCGTGGGTGACACTTGAGTTCTCAAAGCTGGGATATATTGGGAAACTGTACCACTCTAAAGATCTCCCTCGTCTCGCTCACTTCCTTTATTTGTTTTACCAGGAAATGCCTTGCGACTTTCTCCTATCTCACTTCCGCACTTTGCTAATGCAGGACAAGGTCATCCGCTTTCGCCCGTCCCTTTTTCAGCACATGGGAACGTACTCATCTTTTCAGGGAACGTACAATCAACTCAAAGACGAAGACTTCCATGTTAATCCTGCTGATAACCCCCCAGCCTCTGTTTACACTGACATCAGAGTTTTTAAAAACCATAATCCAGACGAAGCCTACAGTCAAGGAGGAAGCTATTTCTGGGGCATGACCCCAGTAAACGTAGGGAACTTCTTTCTTGTGGCTTTCGAGAAACCTGTCCTCCTTTCACATATTGTGATTCACACGGGGAAGAATGGGGTGGACGTTCTCGAGTCTGCTGAAGTGGAGCTCGGTGAAACTTTTTTGTTATCGCCCAGTGGAGTGCAGTGCAGAGAAATTCACAACTTAGGCGTCCTGAAATATGGATATTTTGAACTTCAAGGTGTTCACCAGGTAGTGAACAGATCAGTAGCATGCTTAAATATCAGAGTGACTGCAAGTCAGACAAATTGGGTGGTCATAAGGAGCATCCAGGTCTGGTTAAAGAAATGA